The Streptomyces sp. NBC_00459 DNA segment CACTCGAACCTCGCCTTCTTCCCGCTGCTGCCCTGGCTGGAGCGGCTCCTGGCATCCGTCAGCCCGCTGTCGTACGCCGACGCGGGCTTCGCGGTGAGCGCCCTCGCGTCACTCGCCGCCGCCTGGGGTGTGTTCGCGGTCGCGGATCAGGTGTACGGCCGCCGGGTCGGCGTCTGTGCGGCACTGCTGTGGGCGGTGCTGCCGGTCGGGATCGTCCAGTCGATGGCGTACAGCGAGTCACTGTTCACGGCCCTGGCCGCCTGGTCGCTGTACGCGGTCCTCACCGGCCGCTGGCTGACGGCGGGCACGCTGGCCCTGCTGGCCGGCCTGACCCGTCCGGTGGGACTCGCGGTGGTGGCGGCGGTGTGGGTGACGGCCATCGTCTCGTTCAGTTCGTCGTCCGGCACGCCGTCCCCCTCCTCGTCCGGCACTTCGTCCGGTACCTCGTTCGTACGGGACCGAAGCGCGCCCGGCTCGCACGGCGCACCCGTCTGGCGACGCGCCCTCGCCATGCTGATCGCGCCGCTCGGCGCCGCCGGCTACGTCCTGTGGGTCGGCCACCGCACCGGCAAGGGCCCCTTGGGCTACCTGGACGTCCAGGCGGGCTGGCGCAACGGTTTCGACGGCGGCGCCGCCTTCGCCCGCTTCGTCGCCGACAAGTTCACGTCTTTCCCGTCGGCGCTCGCCGGGATCGGGCTGATCGTCGGTGTGGGCCTGCTGATCTGGCTGTTCGTCAACTGTGTACGGCAACGCCAGCCGCTGCCGTTGCTGGTGTACGCGGGTGTCGTCACCGTGCTCGCCCTGTGCGCGTCGAGCTACTTCGGCTCGAAACCACGCCTGTTGCTGCCCGCGTTCCCTCTCCTGCTGCCGCTCGCCCGGGCTCTGGCCCGGCCGCGCACCCTCAGGCCGGTGCTGGTGACGGGCGCGGTCGCGGTGGCTTCCGCGATCTACGGAGCGTTCTGGCTGAACGGCTCCGGTCCGCCCTGAGCGACCTTCCGGCGAATTCCGGACAACGACCTGGTGAACCAATTCGAAAGAGCCATAAAACAGGACTGCCGCATGATCAATGGAAATTAAGGGAACACGGGCCGCCGAATAGGGATTCCAGGGAATTAAACATCCCCCTGAGAGGAATCCCACATCACATCGTCATTACAAAGCCGTGGATTGGGCGAAGATCCGAGCTCACTCGCTGTAACGTCGATTGGGTGCGTACCGAACGAAACCTCGCCCGTCTGGACCGGGTGTTCGCGAGGCTGGACCGTGAACCGGGACGGCCGACCCACATCGATGTGCCGAAGATGAGCCGGCACAGGATCGCGCTTCTCCTCGCGACCCTGGCCTTCTATCTCGCCACCGTGTGGGCCGTCGTGATCACCTCGTGGCTGGTCCGGCTCGACTGGCAGGTCATGTTCTTCCGGCCCTACCAGCAGTGGCCGGAGATCCACGCGTTCCTCGACTACTACGTGGTGCTCGGTCAGCGCGGCCCCACCGCCGTGATGATCTCGGCCTGGCTGGGCTGGCGCGCCTGGCGTCAGCACACCCTGCGCCCACTGCTCACGTTCGGTGCCGCTCTGTTGCTGCTCAACGTCACGGTCGGTGCCGCCAAGATCGGTATGGGCCGCCTCGGACCGCATTACGCGACCACCATCGGCTCGAACGAGATGGGCATGGGCGGGGATATATTTCCCAGCGGTCACACCGCGAACGCAGTGGTGACCTGGGGCATCCTGGCCTATCTGGCCTCGACCCCGGGGACCAGGCGCTGGCTGTCCGCGAGTTCGGCACTGATGTCCCTCGGCGTCGGCCTCACCACGGTCTATCTGGGCACGCACTGGCTGAGCGACGTCATCCTCGGCTGGGTCGCGGGTCTACTGGTCCTGCTGGCGCTGCCGTGGTGCGAGCCGCTGATCACCCGTGCCGAGACCTGGATCCTGGACCAGCGCGACCGCAGGCGCGCCCGTGGCCCCAGCACCGCGCCCGCCCCGGCCCGGGTCGGTTCGCCGGCGCTGCTCAAGCCGCACGCAACCGCCGAGGAAGAGGCCACGGTCCGCGAGAACACCACCCCCGCGGCCCGTTCGTCCCGGGCGCCCGCGCACCCCGCACACCCCGCACATCTGGCCTCGGGCCCGCACGCGAGCCGCTCGGAGCGCACCCCGGTCACGCCGACCGGCAGCCGCCGCCCACCGCACGCGGACCGCGCCCCGCGTGCCACCGGCAACCCTTCGACCCACCCCCTGCCCGGCAACGGCTGAGCCGTCGGCCTCAGCCCTTCCAGCAGCGCGTCACCCTGCCGCCGGTGACCTCGAAGTTGAGCCGCCCCGACCGGTACTCCATGGTGATGATCGCCCCGGGCGGCAGTGACCGCACCGCGGACCAGCCGCGCTCCCGGGCGAGCCGCTCGGCCCCCGCCGCATCGAGGCCGACATAACTGTCCGGATTGTCCTGGATTTCTTCGGGCCTGGGAATCGATGACATGCCCGCCACGGTAGGCGCCCACCGACAGCCGGGGAAGGCCGGACCCCGGCACCACGCATCACTCCGTACGACTCCGGTCACGCTTCCGTCACAGGATGGCACCGCCTTCTTCGAGCGACAGTCATCACGCGCACGGCTTACGCGAGGCCGGTCACCCATACTTCCGACAGCCATTCGAACGTAATTCGCCGACTCTTCGCGAGCCCCCATAAACCCCGTTCGCGATCGCCGAAAGAGCGACTCGGGGACGGTGAATTGCACCGGCATCCCCCGCCCCGACGCCTTACGTGCTTCCTACATACGTCATACGTGCTGATGCCACGCGTCTCGGCCGCCCACCCGGCGACAGAACGTATAAAACACCCACGACTTCCCCACATAATCTACGCATCACATCTTCACGACAGCTCCTCCGAGCTGCTCCGGGTACGCGGCGATCGCTCCACCGCGCGAGACAGCCGGTCCCGGGAGGCACTGATCACGTCGACGAGTTCCGCGGGCTCCAGTACCTCGAACTCGAAACCCATCAGCATGACGTGGATGACCATCACGTCGAGGCTCGCGGCCCCGGTGCGCAGC contains these protein-coding regions:
- a CDS encoding I78 family peptidase inhibitor; its protein translation is MSSIPRPEEIQDNPDSYVGLDAAGAERLARERGWSAVRSLPPGAIITMEYRSGRLNFEVTGGRVTRCWKG
- a CDS encoding phosphatase PAP2 family protein is translated as MRTERNLARLDRVFARLDREPGRPTHIDVPKMSRHRIALLLATLAFYLATVWAVVITSWLVRLDWQVMFFRPYQQWPEIHAFLDYYVVLGQRGPTAVMISAWLGWRAWRQHTLRPLLTFGAALLLLNVTVGAAKIGMGRLGPHYATTIGSNEMGMGGDIFPSGHTANAVVTWGILAYLASTPGTRRWLSASSALMSLGVGLTTVYLGTHWLSDVILGWVAGLLVLLALPWCEPLITRAETWILDQRDRRRARGPSTAPAPARVGSPALLKPHATAEEEATVRENTTPAARSSRAPAHPAHPAHLASGPHASRSERTPVTPTGSRRPPHADRAPRATGNPSTHPLPGNG
- a CDS encoding mannosyltransferase family protein, translating into MTALGPRPLPTLRRAAPALLGYAAVRVLGLIVLALWSAARDKSAYTLLTARWDSLWYTRVAEFGYGYEVRLPNGDVHSNLAFFPLLPWLERLLASVSPLSYADAGFAVSALASLAAAWGVFAVADQVYGRRVGVCAALLWAVLPVGIVQSMAYSESLFTALAAWSLYAVLTGRWLTAGTLALLAGLTRPVGLAVVAAVWVTAIVSFSSSSGTPSPSSSGTSSGTSFVRDRSAPGSHGAPVWRRALAMLIAPLGAAGYVLWVGHRTGKGPLGYLDVQAGWRNGFDGGAAFARFVADKFTSFPSALAGIGLIVGVGLLIWLFVNCVRQRQPLPLLVYAGVVTVLALCASSYFGSKPRLLLPAFPLLLPLARALARPRTLRPVLVTGAVAVASAIYGAFWLNGSGPP